A stretch of Fundicoccus culcitae DNA encodes these proteins:
- a CDS encoding MBL fold metallo-hydrolase: protein MLMTYQYHFHDMTLTWLDGADTTTDAGTLFGPVPKVVWSRYYPSNEDNQLVEFTDPILIQYKDKNYLIDASLATDRMDAKQRRNNGVLNDNNVIQSLEELNLKPENIDVVMMTHMHNDHSGGLTTLDPETGEFSSTFPNAVIYMSAIEWDEVRHPNARTRGTYLKENWEAVQDQVVTFEDTLEVTPGITMYLTGGHSRGHSLIKLTQNDEVMLHMGDILLNHSQKNPLWVAAVDDYPMDSIAAKTKWLNEAFENGYKLFLYHDPHYAVIQYDEKGEKIIDYMERGKTSPIPWTEKQDRRVPFEKADK from the coding sequence ATGCTAATGACCTACCAATACCATTTTCACGATATGACGCTAACTTGGTTGGATGGTGCTGACACAACCACTGATGCTGGAACACTCTTTGGACCAGTCCCTAAAGTTGTTTGGTCACGTTACTATCCATCGAATGAAGATAATCAATTAGTGGAATTTACTGATCCGATTCTTATCCAATACAAGGACAAAAATTATTTGATTGATGCTAGTCTAGCTACGGATCGAATGGATGCCAAACAACGTCGCAATAATGGTGTGCTGAATGATAATAATGTCATTCAATCATTAGAAGAATTGAACCTTAAGCCAGAAAACATTGATGTGGTAATGATGACGCATATGCACAACGACCACTCAGGTGGTTTAACAACCCTAGATCCAGAAACAGGTGAGTTTTCTTCAACCTTCCCTAACGCCGTTATTTATATGAGTGCAATTGAATGGGATGAAGTGCGTCATCCTAATGCACGGACGCGGGGTACTTACTTAAAAGAAAACTGGGAAGCTGTTCAAGATCAAGTGGTGACTTTTGAGGATACTTTGGAAGTAACACCAGGGATTACCATGTATTTAACCGGTGGCCACAGCCGTGGGCATAGCTTGATTAAGCTAACCCAAAATGACGAAGTGATGTTGCATATGGGGGATATTTTATTGAACCATTCGCAGAAAAATCCGCTATGGGTAGCAGCGGTGGATGATTATCCGATGGATTCAATTGCGGCCAAGACAAAGTGGTTGAATGAAGCCTTTGAAAATGGCTACAAATTATTCCTTTATCATGATCCTCACTATGCAGTGATTCAGTACGATGAAAAAGGTGAAAAAATTATTGATTATATGGAACGCGGCAAAACTTCGCCGATTCCTTGGACAGAAAAACAAGACCGCCGTGTGCCGTTTGAGAAAGCTGATAAATAA
- a CDS encoding type I restriction-modification system subunit M, whose translation MAETVNSANLGFEKEIFKAADKLRGNIDAAEYKNVVLGLIFLKYISDSFLEKYEELVSEGDGFEEDRDEYLAENIFFVPEKARWNYIASQAMTPEVGQVIDNAMVAIEEENSRLRGVLPKNYARPELDKRRLGEVVDLFNNLKLKEHGDSKDILGRTYEYAIAQFASLEGRNAGEFYTPSSIVKTLVEILQPYEGRVYDPCCGAGGMFVQSAKFVEQHQGRINNLSIYGQEANANTWKLAQMNLAIHGLEGDLGQGSADTFFNDQHPSMRADFILANPPFNMRNWGGDKLAEDSRWQYGIPPEGNANFAWMQHMIYHLAPKGKMGLVLANGSLSSSGREGEIRANIIKDDLVECIISLPGNLFYSTPIPVSLWIINKNKTQKEKTLFIDARNLGKMVTRKYREFENSDIERIVSKYNKFNAGLEIEELGFSYVASYQEIKENGYVLTPGRYVGLEDIKDDGEPFEEKMERLTGELRDLFEESNQLEELIKEQLGGIGYGF comes from the coding sequence ATGGCTGAAACGGTAAATAGTGCAAATTTAGGTTTTGAAAAAGAAATTTTCAAGGCTGCTGATAAACTAAGAGGAAACATAGATGCTGCTGAATATAAGAATGTGGTTTTAGGATTAATATTCTTAAAATATATCTCAGATAGCTTTTTAGAGAAATATGAAGAATTAGTTAGCGAAGGAGATGGCTTTGAAGAAGATCGTGATGAATATTTAGCAGAAAATATCTTCTTTGTACCTGAGAAGGCTAGATGGAATTATATTGCAAGTCAAGCGATGACACCAGAAGTTGGTCAAGTGATTGATAATGCAATGGTTGCTATTGAAGAAGAAAACAGTCGTTTAAGAGGAGTATTACCTAAGAATTATGCGCGCCCGGAATTAGATAAAAGGCGTCTTGGAGAAGTAGTAGACTTATTTAATAATTTAAAATTGAAAGAACATGGCGATTCAAAAGATATTTTAGGTCGTACATATGAGTATGCGATTGCACAATTTGCTTCGCTTGAAGGACGAAATGCGGGAGAATTTTATACTCCTTCAAGCATCGTAAAGACTCTTGTTGAAATCCTACAACCTTACGAAGGTCGTGTTTATGATCCTTGTTGTGGTGCGGGGGGAATGTTTGTGCAATCAGCGAAATTTGTTGAACAGCATCAAGGAAGGATTAATAATCTATCTATTTATGGTCAAGAAGCAAATGCGAATACTTGGAAACTAGCACAAATGAACCTTGCAATTCATGGCCTTGAAGGAGATTTAGGGCAAGGTTCTGCAGATACTTTCTTCAATGATCAACACCCATCAATGCGAGCTGATTTTATCCTTGCTAATCCTCCATTCAATATGAGAAATTGGGGAGGAGACAAGTTAGCTGAAGATAGCCGTTGGCAATACGGGATACCTCCTGAAGGTAATGCGAACTTTGCATGGATGCAACATATGATTTATCATCTAGCTCCAAAAGGTAAGATGGGATTAGTTTTAGCAAACGGGTCTTTATCTTCAAGTGGTAGAGAAGGGGAGATAAGAGCAAATATAATTAAAGATGACCTAGTTGAATGTATCATTTCACTACCAGGAAATTTGTTTTATTCGACTCCTATTCCTGTTTCCTTATGGATTATAAATAAGAATAAAACTCAAAAAGAGAAAACACTATTCATTGATGCTAGAAATTTAGGTAAAATGGTTACTCGTAAATATCGCGAGTTTGAAAATAGTGACATAGAAAGAATTGTATCTAAGTATAATAAATTTAATGCAGGGTTAGAAATAGAAGAATTAGGTTTTTCTTATGTAGCTTCGTATCAAGAGATTAAAGAAAATGGATATGTACTTACTCCTGGGCGATATGTCGGACTTGAAGATATCAAAGATGATGGTGAGCCATTTGAAGAGAAAATGGAAAGACTGACTGGAGAATTACGAGATTTGTTTGAAGAATCCAATCAATTAGAAGAACTAATAAAAGAACAATTAGGTGGAATTGGTTATGGATTTTAA
- a CDS encoding restriction endonuclease subunit S, which yields MDFKQSWKKLKLGEIGEVIGGGTPSTKNNKYYNGNIPWITPRDLSGYQEKYISSGNRYISQEGLQNSSAKLLPKGTVLFSSRAPIGYIAIAENELATNQGFKSIIPKKEYITTDYLFYLLKYNTNDIKKLGSGTTFPEVSGKVIKEYEVTIPDLFTQNKISDILSALDDKIEINNKIISNLEEQVQALFKSWFIDFEPFQNEEFVESEIGLIPTRWLVKPLKSVSKITMGQSPKSEYYNLTSNGLPFLQGNTTFGFKFPDVEKYTSKITRESYYKDILISVRAPVGAMNINIFNKICIGRGLASISPDENLSSYIYYYIKAFKLNLLSKSSGTIFQSINKVDLETFKVLVPIGTEYINKFNTLGNSIIDYQIKLHNENIILEKIRNTLLPKLMSGEISVE from the coding sequence ATGGATTTTAAACAAAGTTGGAAAAAACTAAAACTCGGCGAAATTGGAGAAGTAATTGGTGGAGGAACACCATCAACAAAGAATAATAAATATTATAATGGAAATATTCCGTGGATAACACCTAGAGATTTATCAGGTTATCAAGAAAAATATATATCTTCAGGTAATAGATATATAAGTCAAGAAGGTTTACAAAATTCAAGTGCAAAATTGCTTCCCAAGGGGACTGTTTTGTTTTCATCAAGAGCACCAATTGGGTATATTGCTATCGCGGAAAATGAACTAGCAACCAATCAAGGCTTTAAATCCATAATTCCTAAAAAAGAATACATTACAACTGATTATTTGTTTTATCTACTAAAGTACAACACTAATGATATAAAAAAATTAGGCAGTGGAACGACTTTTCCAGAGGTTTCTGGGAAAGTTATAAAAGAATATGAAGTTACTATACCAGATCTGTTCACTCAAAATAAAATATCAGACATTCTCTCAGCGTTAGATGATAAAATTGAAATTAATAATAAAATTATCAGTAATCTTGAAGAACAAGTCCAAGCGTTATTTAAATCATGGTTTATAGATTTTGAACCATTTCAAAATGAAGAGTTTGTAGAGAGTGAAATAGGATTAATTCCTACTCGGTGGTTGGTTAAGCCATTGAAAAGTGTTTCTAAGATAACTATGGGCCAATCACCAAAATCAGAATACTATAATTTAACATCAAATGGGTTGCCTTTTTTGCAAGGAAATACTACTTTTGGATTTAAATTTCCAGATGTTGAGAAATACACATCTAAAATAACAAGAGAGTCATATTATAAAGATATCTTAATCAGTGTTAGAGCACCTGTTGGTGCAATGAATATTAATATTTTTAATAAAATTTGCATTGGTCGTGGTCTTGCATCTATTTCACCTGATGAAAATTTGAGTAGTTATATTTATTATTATATTAAGGCTTTTAAACTAAACCTACTTTCAAAATCATCAGGAACTATTTTTCAATCAATTAATAAAGTGGATTTAGAGACATTTAAAGTGTTAGTACCCATTGGTACAGAGTACATTAATAAATTTAATACGCTAGGGAATTCTATAATTGACTATCAAATAAAGCTTCATAACGAGAATATCATTTTAGAAAAAATTAGAAACACTTTACTTCCTAAACTCATGTCGGGTGAAATCAGTGTAGAATAA